A genomic region of Xyrauchen texanus isolate HMW12.3.18 chromosome 29, RBS_HiC_50CHRs, whole genome shotgun sequence contains the following coding sequences:
- the LOC127623244 gene encoding short-chain dehydrogenase/reductase family 42E member 1 has protein sequence MEVNGEDSTFLITGGGGYFGFRLACALLKNCSKVVLFDIMPPNQELPEGIIFTRADIRDYMQVEKAVQGVHCVFHSASYGMSGREQLNRKLIKEVNIQGTENILRACVAHGVPRLVYTSTYNVVFGGQVIKNGNESLPYLPLHMHPDHYSRTKSVAEMQVLKANGLPLKNAVGVLRTCALRPAGIYGPGEQRHLPRIVSYIENGIFRFVYGDPDSLVEFVHVDNLVSAHLLAADGLTEKRQHCAAGQPYFISDGRPVNNFEFFRPLVEGLGYSFPTLRLPISLIYLFAFLTEMVHHVVGQIYNFQPLLTRTEVYKTGVTHYFSMQKAQDELGYKPEEYDLEEVVQWFRSKGHGKKRTQSSIKKLILDVVLIVAFAAIALSCLPVVGQ, from the exons ATGGAAGTCAACGGAGAAGACAGCACCTTCCTCATAACCGGTGGAGGAGGTTATTTTGGATTCCG ACTTGCCTGCGCTCTCCTCAAAAACTGCTCAAAAGTTGTGTTGTTTGACATTATGCCCCCGAATCAAGAGTTGCCAGAGGGTATCATATTCACACGAGCAGATATCCGTGACTACATGCAAGTGGAAAAAGCTGTCCAGGGCGTTCACTGTGTGTTCCACAGCGCCTCCTATGGGATGTCCGGTCGAGAGCAACTCAACCGCAAACTGATCAAAGAAGTGAACATACAAGGGACAGAAAACATCCTCCGGGCTTGTGTGGCTCATGGTGTCCCCCGTTTGGTCTACACCAGCACGTACAATGTAGTATTTGGTGGTCAGGTGATCAAGAACGGCAATGAAAGTCTCCCTTATTTGCCCCTACACATGCACCCTGATCACTACTCCCGGACTAAGTCAGTGGCCGAAATGCAGGTGTTAAAAGCAAACGGTTTGCCATTAAAGAATGCCGTAGGTGTCCTACGGACTTGCGCCCTGCGTCCAGCCGGTATATACGGCCCTGGGGAGCAAAGGCACCTGCCTAGGATAGTTAGTTATATCGAAAATGGGATCTTTAGGTTTGTTTATGGGGACCCTGATAGTCTTGTAGAGTTTGTCCATGTGGATAACCTTGTGTCTGCGCACCTCTTAGCTGCTGATGGGTTAACGGAAAAACGGCAGCACTGCGCCGCTGGTCAGCCCTATTTCATCTCCGATGGAAGGCCTGTCAACAACTTTGAATTTTTCAGGCCCTTGGTGGAGGGGTTGGGGTACTCATTCCCTACCCTTAGACTACCCATATCTCTAATATACCTCTTTGCATTCTTGACTGAGATGGTTCACCATGTTGTGGGCCAGATCTATAACTTCCAGCCCCTGTTGACACGTACAGAAGTCTACAAGACTGGCGTCACACACTATTTCAGTATGCAGAAAGCACAAGATGAACTTGGGTACAAGCCAGAAGAGTATGACCTGGAAGAAGTTGTGCAGTGGTTTAGAAGCAAAGGTCACGGGAAAAAGCGCACCCAGTCATCAATAAAGAAACTAATTTTAGATGTTGTGCTCATTGTGGCCTTTGCTGCAATAGCTCTCTCCTGCCTTCCAGTTGTGGGGCAGTAA